ATTGCAGGAGCGGCGACGGCTGAGTCGATGCCCGACAAAGATATCGTGGACACGGCGGTTTCAGCGGGTTCGTTCAAGACGCTGGTTGCGGCGGCGCAGGCAGCCGGTTTGGTCAGCGTGCTCAAGGGCGAGGGTCCGCTAACGGTTTTTGCCCCGACCGACGAGGCCTTCAAAAAGCTTCCGGCCGGGACGGTCGAAAATCTGTTGAAGCCGGAAAACAAAGATAAGTTGGTATCGATTCTAACTTATCATGTGGTTCCCGGACGAGTGACCGCGGACAAAGTTGCCGGCCTAAGATCAGCCAAGACCGTGAACGGTCAAGAGCTCAAGGTCAGTAAGAAAGATGGCAAAGTGATGATCGATAATGCCCGGGTAACTTCGACTGACATTTTGGCTAGCAACGGGGTTATTCATGTGATCGACACGGTGGTGCTGCCAAAGTGAGCGAGTGAGTCCCAGCGGGGCCGGCCTGGTCCGGCCCCGCTAATAGGTGGAGAATGCGAAAATACTCGGCATATACAGGATCAGAAAATAGCGACAAAATACTGTGAGGCTTGCGATTAAGATCGGAAAGGATTTATGTATGCTGAAATGGGAGTACTGTATTTTGAGCGGTGTGGAAACATCTTTAAAAAGAAGATTGTCGGTTTCGGTAGCATTTTCTGGGAATGCGCAAGCGAATAGAAATTTTGATGTTGAGCTGGACCGAGATAAAGGGGACGAAATTTTTACGAGCGGATTTCTGGGTGATCGTGGCGGCGAAGGGTGGGAGCTGGTGGCTTTTCACCGCGCGCCGCCGACGCTTGAGGCGGTATTGAAAAGACCTATGTTTACTAGCGAAAGCGAAACGGAACTTACTTTAGAGTCGAACCAGGCGGATCGCGATTCGGCTCGAAAGATAGGTTTCGTATCACGTAATGGAGCACTTGAAGACTAAGGGATTTTAATTTTTCAAGGAACGCCGCTTGAGTCATCGGATAGTGGTGAATTATGTTCGGGCTAAGACATCCTGCGAACCAATGTGATCGAGTAAAACCCCGCCGAGTCGTGGTGACTGGCCTTGGGGTCGTCAGTCCGAACGGCGTCGGCGTTGATAGTTACAAAAGATCCTTGGAGCAAGGACTAAGCGGTATCAGTACGATTTCGTCTTTTGATGCGAGCGGGCTTGCGTGCCGGGTGGCCGGCGAGGTGACAGCCGCGAGAGAAGATACGGAACTGCCGCCGCGTGAGCGTAGGCGCATCGGGCGTGCCGTGCATTTGGCGATTTCGGCGACTCGCGAGGCTTTGAATCAGGCTCGGGTTTGTCCGTCGGGCATGAGTTTGGCCGAGAGGCAGTCGTGGGGCGTGATCATTGGCAGCGGCGGTGGGGCGGTGGATTTTGCCGAGGAACAGTATCGGCTCTATTATAGTGATCAGTTTCGCAAGATTAGTGCTTATAATGTCTCGAGTTCGACCATCGGCTCTCTATCCAGCGAGATCTCGATCCATTTTGGTTTTCATGGTCCTAGCCATGTCATCTCCACAGGCTGCACGAGTTCCACCGATGCGTTAGGCTATGCGTTTAATCAAATCCGTTTCGGCTTGGCCGATCGTTTAGTCGCGGGCGGCGCCGATGCGACTATTACGCCGGCGGTTATGCAGGGCTTTTGCATCATGCAAGCTGTGTCGACATCGCGCAATGACAAGCCGTCGCGGGCGTCTCGGCCGTTCGACCACAGCCGTGACGGATTTATTCTTGGGGAGGGTGCCTGGATTCTGATTCTGGAAGAGCGCGAGCTGGCATTGACGCGGGGTGCGAGAGTCTACGCTGAGCTGTTGGGATACGGGTCGACATGCGACGCGTATCATCGCGTCCGTCTCGAGCCGA
This region of Deltaproteobacteria bacterium genomic DNA includes:
- a CDS encoding fasciclin domain-containing protein, whose amino-acid sequence is IAGAATAESMPDKDIVDTAVSAGSFKTLVAAAQAAGLVSVLKGEGPLTVFAPTDEAFKKLPAGTVENLLKPENKDKLVSILTYHVVPGRVTADKVAGLRSAKTVNGQELKVSKKDGKVMIDNARVTSTDILASNGVIHVIDTVVLPK
- a CDS encoding beta-ketoacyl-[acyl-carrier-protein] synthase family protein, which encodes MFGLRHPANQCDRVKPRRVVVTGLGVVSPNGVGVDSYKRSLEQGLSGISTISSFDASGLACRVAGEVTAAREDTELPPRERRRIGRAVHLAISATREALNQARVCPSGMSLAERQSWGVIIGSGGGAVDFAEEQYRLYYSDQFRKISAYNVSSSTIGSLSSEISIHFGFHGPSHVISTGCTSSTDALGYAFNQIRFGLADRLVAGGADATITPAVMQGFCIMQAVSTSRNDKPSRASRPFDHSRDGFILGEGAWILILEERELALTRGARVYAELLGYGSTCDAYHRVRLEPSGEEPARAMSLAIQDARLAKDEIGYVALHGTSTVLNDKTETRAAKVCFGKRAHELPMSSVKSMIGHPQGASGSAGVVAAICGMNGGFLPPTINLDKSDPECDLNYIPNQSIEKSIDIALCNCIGFGSKNSALVVARGC